The following are encoded in a window of Vespula vulgaris chromosome 8, iyVesVulg1.1, whole genome shotgun sequence genomic DNA:
- the LOC127065550 gene encoding pro-resilin-like, producing the protein MIRKALLVATMLIGIRGEPQGPAYLPPSVSRPSGTPGGGTGHPDEWAGDPANYEFSYEVQDAVAGLDFGHREMRKDQEATGTYHVLLPDGRTQIVDYVADNAGYRPNVRYEGTATYPAPAPSAGGGGGGGDDGYRY; encoded by the exons ATGATTCGAAAG gCATTATTAGTAGCAACGATGCTGATAGGAATTCGAGGCGAACCTCAAGGACCTGCTTATCTTCCTCCTAGTGTATCTCGTCCTTCTGGTACACCTGGAGGTGGCACAGGACATCCAGATGAATGGGCTGGG gATCCAGCGAACTACGAGTTCTCGTACGAAGTGCAAGATGCTGTTGCTGGCTTAGATTTCGGTCATCGTGAAATGCGAAAGGACCAAGAAGCTACTGGTACATATCACGTTCTACTTCCCGATGGTAGAACACAAATAGTTGATTACGTTGCTGATAACGCTGGTTATCGACCAAACGTACGATACGAAGGAACAGCAACTTATCCAGCACCAGCACCGtctgctggtggtggtggtggaggcgGTGACGATGgttatagatattaa
- the LOC127065551 gene encoding 60S ribosomal protein L32: protein MSIRPIYRPTIVKKRTKKFIRHQSDRYDKLKRNWRKPKGIDNRVRRRFKGQYLMPNIGYGSNKKTRHMLPTGFRKVLVHNVKELEVLMMQNRKFCAEIAHAVSSKKRKAIVERAQQLSIRVTNANARLRSEENE, encoded by the exons ATGTCTATCAGACCGATTTATAGGCCAACGATCGtcaaaaaaaggacgaaaaagtTTATTAGGCATCAAAGTGATCGATATGACAAATTGAAG CGTAACTGGCGTAAACCTAAGGGTATTGATAACAGAGTTCGTAGGCGTTTCAAAGGCCAATATTTAATGCCCAATATTGGTTACGGAAGCAACAAGAAAACCCGTCATATGCTTCCTACAGGTTTCCGTAAAGTACTTGTACATAATGTCAAG GAGTTGGAGGTATTGATGATGCAAAATCGTAAATTTTGCGCCGAAATCGCCCATGCTGTTAGCAGTAAAAAACGCAAGGCTATCGTCGAACGTGCTCAGCAACTTTCGATTCGCGTCACGAATGCCAACGCACGCCTGCGTTCTgaggaaaatgaataa
- the LOC127065537 gene encoding activin receptor type-1 encodes MADTIFIMHFILLLTFKLCSGDRQKTALLDDDPFLDSREAPESHEPVGLTFGNNPVNQRRFSCLTCDEPDCAQIKICFDAITCMKSRIRETDGKESISRGCVADVDQMQFYCNKQQSSKEGKNDNGVKRHVSRSPGRAHIYVECCQGDLCNNGSFPILQDYIDDGESESDYVIKLTLAILGPMLGLGIIAGGVLFCLIARKTRRKRPLASRHKRLIIDSELEPSMLHFSSPSPVSSTTYHAHELQATAAGDSTLKEYLDGRSLTSGSGSGLPLLVQRTLAKQVALVECLGSGGNGGFGGEVWRGIWHGENVAVKIYFSRDEAAWARETEVYSQLLPSRHDNILGYVGSDMTSRASCTQLWLVTHYHPLGSLYDHLNHSPHPLTHHQTLNITLSIANGLLYLHTEIHGTRGKPAMSHRNLKSKNILVKTNGGCVIADFALAVTQDRLTTDRVDLKQGAKRYMSPEILEQTLNVECLESFRCADIYSLGLILWEVCRRCITNGVALEYAAPYSEWLSYSNQEPSIEEMHKLVCLDQRRPPLPNRWHYDATLSGMGKLMRECWHHKPAARLPILRVKKTLIKLAAADSRVHLPLD; translated from the exons ATGGCGGATACTATATTTATCATGCACTTTATACTCTTGTTGACATTCAAATTATGTTCAG GAGACAGACAAAAAACAGCGTTGTTAGATGACGATCCATTTCTTGATAGTAGAGAAGCACCTGAATCTCATGAACCTGTAGGACTTACATTTGGAAATAATCCTGTCAATCAGCGTCGTTTTAGTTGTCTTACTTGCGATGAACCAGACTGTGCTCAAATAAAAATCTGCTTTGATGCTATCact TGTATGAAATCtagaataagagagacagatggCAAGGAAAGTATTAGTAGAGGATGCGTGGCAGATGTCGATCAAATGCAATTTTATTGCAACAAGCAACAATCTtctaaagaaggaaaaaatgataatggTGTTAAAAGGCATGTTAGTAGATCACCCGGTCGTGCGCATATTTATGTCGAGTGCTGTCAAGGTGACCTCTGTAACAATGGTTCTTTTCCCATATTACAAGATTATATAGATG ATGGAGAATCAGAATCAgactatgtaataaaattaacattgGCTATATTGGGGCCTATGCTAGGATTAGGTATTATTGCTGGAGGTGTCCTTTTCTGCTTAATAGCTCGTAAAACTCGTAGGAAACGTCCTTTGGCTTCGAGAcacaaaagattaattatagaCTCAGAACTTGAGCCGTCCatgttacatttttcttctccttcgccTGTATCTAGTACAACGTATCATGCACACGAACTGCAAGCAACCGCAGCGGGTGATAGTACTCTTAAA GAATACCTGGATGGACGAAGTCTTACCAGCGGTTCTGGTTCAGGATTACCTTTATTAGTACAACGCACATTGGCCAAGCAAGTAGCGTTAGTCGAATGTCTTGGTAGTGGTGGTAATGGAGGATTTGGAGGTGAAGTGTGGAGAGGTATTTGGCATGGTGAAAATGTGGctgtgaaaatttatttctcacGAGACGAAGCTGCATGGGCTCGAGAAACGGAAGTCTATTCTCAATTACTGCCCTCGAGACATGACAATATTTTAGGATATGTTGGAAGCGATATGACAAGTAGAGCTAGCTGTACTCAATTGTGGCTAGTGACACATTATCATCCACTTGGTTCGCTTTACGATCATTTAAATCATTCGCCACATCCATTAACGCATCATCAAACTCTTAATATAACCTTGAGCATAGCAAATGGTTTACTTTATTTACACACGGAGATTCATGGAACTAGAGGAAAACCAGCTATGTCTCATCGTAATCttaaatctaaaaatatcCTTGTTAAAACGAATGGTGGCTGTGTTATCGCGGATTTTGCGTTAGCTGTAACTCAGGATCGACTTACAACGGATAGAGTGGATTTAAAACAAGGCGCCAAACGTTACATGAGTCCTGAGATTCTGGAGCAAAC ATTAAACGTAGAATGTTTAGAGAGCTTCAGATGTGCAGATATCTATAGTTTGGGTCTTATACTGTGGGAAGTCTGTCGTAGATGTATAACTAATGGAGTTGCTTTGGAATATGCTGCTCCTTACTCCGAATGGCTCTCGTACAGTAATCAAGAGCCTAGTATAGAAGAAATGCATAAATTGGTTTGTCTCGACCAACGTAGACCACCGTTGCCTAATAGATGGCATTACGATGCA acATTATCAGGAATGGGAAAACTAATGAGAGAATGTTGGCATCATAAACCTGCTGCGCGCTTACCTATTCTTCGAGTGAAAAAGACACTCATCAAATTAGCAGCCGCCGATTCTCGCGTTCACTTACCTCTCGACTGA